The Leucoraja erinacea ecotype New England chromosome 22, Leri_hhj_1, whole genome shotgun sequence genome includes a region encoding these proteins:
- the LOC129707625 gene encoding LOW QUALITY PROTEIN: E3 ubiquitin-protein ligase TRIM39-like (The sequence of the model RefSeq protein was modified relative to this genomic sequence to represent the inferred CDS: deleted 1 base in 1 codon), with protein sequence MASKDQIESLTEEAICPICLDFFSDPVSLECGHYFCRSCITQSWDRERKYSCPECREEFVDRTLRVSRALARLSEKARTLSLNRKEKESKCHCEKHQEEVKLFCETDKKLMCVICAAGQEHVKHRFMQIEEAVEIYKDQVKSSFESLTKKILEIQQIQQQQKRKISDVQEQSYSLQLKIKSQFAELQQILTEKEQRLLADIRKDEKRIVHKMVANVREIQDNLNSVQEELAKLQEQMDQKDSVIFLKEELGRKKRVSDEFKTLSVTDGALQIETFDHHFLISTLWREIYAIKRVSVTLDVETAGPRLEVSEDRKSVRSNWAVGSLPDTGKRFTVKPFVLGSEGFTSGRHYWVVGVTASSWHWSLGVAAESVERKRGVTLTPETGFWIIGRSCGDGFDAFTSPPSPLSDRPVPWRVGVYLSYESGTVSFYNADTKSHLHTFSGNKFTEKLYPFFRSNDRCLLSICSGSAPDR encoded by the exons ATGGCTTCCAAAGATCAGATCGAGAGTTTGACCGAGGAGGCaatttgtcccatctgcctggatttcttcaGTGATCCAGTCTCATTGGAGTGTGGGCACTACTTCTGCCGCTCCTgtatcacacagagttgggacaggGAGAGGAAATACTCTTGTCCGGAGTGTAGAGAGGAGTTCGTGGACCGCACCCTCCGGGTTAGCCGGGCCTTGGCGAGACTGTCTGAGAAAGCGAGAACATTGAGCCTGAATCGGAAAGAGAAGGAAAGTAAATGTCACTGCGAGAAACATCAGGAAGAAGtgaagctgttttgtgaaactgACAAGAAACTGATGTGTGTGATTTGTGCAGCTGGACAGGAACATGTAAAACACCGCTTCATGCAGATAGAAGAAGCTGTTGAAATCTACAAG GATCAGGTTAAATCTTCCTTTGAATCTCTCACAAAGAAGATATTGGAGATCCAGCAAATACAGCAGCAACAGAAACGGAAGATTTCTGACGTTCAG GAACAGTCATACAGCCTTCAGTTAAAGATCAAATCCC AGTTTGCTGAACTGCAGCAGATTCTCACTGAGAAAGAACAGCGCCTACTGGCAGATATCCGTAAAGATGAGAAGAGAATTGTACATAAAATGGTGGCGAATGTCCGAGAGATTCAAGATAATTTAAATTCAGTTCAGGAGGAACTCGCAAAGTTACAGGAACAGATGGATCAAAAGGACAGTGTGATATTTCTGAAG gaggAACTTGGTCGAAAGAAGAG GGTTAGTGATGAATTCAAAACATTGTCGGTGACAGATGGAGCCTTGCAGATTGAAACATTTGATCACCACTTTTTGATTAGCACATTGTGGAGAGAAATCTACGCCATTAAGCGAG tctccgtcaccctggatgtggaaacagcaGGTCCGAGGCTCGAGGTGTCTGAGGATCGGAAGAGCGTGAGATCTAACTGGGCCGTTGGGAGTCTCCCTGACACCGGGAAGAGGTTTACGGTCAAGCCGTTtgtgctgggatcggagggattcacatcggggagacattactgggtGGTGGGGGTGACGGCGTCGAGTTGGCACtggagtctgggagtcgccgcagagtctgtggagagaaagagaggtgtcACACTGACCCCGGAGACTGGATTCTGGATCATCGGGCGGTCGTGTGGTGATGGGTTTGATGCattcacctcccctccatccccactcagCGACCGTCCCGTCCCCTggagggtgggagtttatctcagttacgagtccgggacagtttcattttacaacgcggacaccaagtcccatctccacacgTTCAGtgggaataaattcacggagaaactttatcctttcttcaGGAGTAATGATAGATGCTTGCTGAGCATCTGCTCCGGTTCTGCTCCGGATAGGTAA